From a single Drosophila sulfurigaster albostrigata strain 15112-1811.04 chromosome 3, ASM2355843v2, whole genome shotgun sequence genomic region:
- the LOC133841809 gene encoding pre-mRNA-splicing factor ATP-dependent RNA helicase DHX16, whose amino-acid sequence MSSKNRKRTASSSSSAEEPDSEEESRLKDLRERDEFANRLKQRDEDRTRKVVEATGGRKAIEEATKRLKLEHEDRDKIVPHLRVQSRRQYLEKRKDDKVAELEADILDDEYLFNDDVLTERERQDRRYKKQLLNIAKEHEKARELERVQRYHMPQDLKKGERSEYVEVDEFEQQPNSEQKKWEAEQLASARFQFGAKDAKAEEEYELLLDDQIDFIQALTLDGSREKASKEPELTETERKRMTLDETRRSLPVYPFKDDLIAAVKEHQVLIIEGETGSGKTTQVPQYLVEAGFTKDKKMIGCTQPRRVAAMSVAARVAEEMGVKLGNEVGYSIRFEDCTSDRTILKYMTDGTLHREFLSEPDLGSYSVMIIDEAHERTLHTDILFGLVKDIARFRPELKLLISSATLDAEKFSAFFDDAPIFRIPGRRYPVDIFYTKAPEADYIDACCVSVLQIHATQPLGDILVFLTGQDEIETCQEVLQDRVKRLGSKIRELIVIPVYANLPSDMQAKIFEPTPPNARKVILATNIAETSLTIDNIIYVIDPGFAKQNNFNSRTGMESLMVVPISKASANQRAGRAGRTAPGKCFRLYTAWAYKHELEENTVPEICRINLGNAVLMLKALGINDLIHFDFLDPPPHETLVLALEQLYALGALNHHGELTKLGRRMAEFPVDPMMGKMLLASEKYKCSEEMVTIAAMLSVNSAIFYRPKDKIIHADTARKNFNHMHGDHLSLLQVYNQWAETDYSTQWCYENFIQYRSMKRARDVREQLVGLMQRVEIDMVSCLPETINVRKASTAGYFYHVARLSKGGNYKTIKHNQTVMIHPNSSLFEELPRWVLYHELVFTSKEYMRQVIEIESKWLLEVAPHYYKAKELEDSTNKKMPKGAGRAEMTQ is encoded by the exons atgtcCAGCAAAAATCGCAAACGCACGgcaagtagcagcagcagtgctGAGGAACCCGACAGCGAGGAAGAGTCGCGCTTAAAGGATCTTCGAGAGCGTGATGAATTCGCCAATCGCCTCAAACAACGCGATGAGGATCGAACGCGTAAAGTGGTCGAAGCCACCGGTGGCCGCAAGGCCATTGAAGAGGCTACCAAACGTTTAAAACTGGAGCACGAGGATCGCGACAAAATTGTGCCACATCTGCGCGTGCAATCGCGTCGTCAGTACTTGGAGAAGCGCAAGGATGACAAGGTGGCCGAACTGGAAGCGGACATTTTGGACGACGAGTATCTCTTCAATGATGATGT GTTAACTGAACGTGAACGACAGGATCGTCGCTATAAAAAGCAACTGCTTAATATAGCCAAGGAGCATGAGAAGGCGCGAGAACTGGAGCGCGTGCAGCGCTATCACATGCCGCAGGATCTCAAGAAGGGCGAACGTT CGGAGTACGTGGAGGTGGATGAGTTTGAGCAGCAACCCAACTCGGAGCAAAAGAAATGGGAGGCCGAGCAATTGGCATCAGCACGCTTTCAGTTTGGAGCCAAGGATGCCAAAGCTGAGGAGGAGTACGAACTGCTGCTGGATgatcaaattgatttcattcaaGCTCTGACACTCGACGGCAGTCGCGAAAAAGCATCCAAGGAGCCTGAGCTCACCGAAACGGAACGCAAACGCATGACACTCGATGAGACGCGCAGATCGTTGCCTGTATATCCTTTTAAGGACGACTTGATTGCAGCTGTTAAGGAGCATCAAGTGCTGATTATTGAGGGCGAAACGGGCTCAGGTAAGACAACACAGGTGCCTCAATATCTGGTCGAGGCTGGCTTCACCAAGGACAAAAAGATGATTGGCTGCACGCAGCCTCGTCGTGTGGCTGCCATGTCGGTGGCGGCGCGCGTCGCCGAGGAAATGGGCGTCAAGCTGGGCAATGAGGTGGGCTACAGCATACGTTTTGAGGATTGCACCTCGGATCGCACCATACTCAAGTACATGACGGATGGCACGCTGCATCGTGAGTTCCTTTCTGAGCCGGATTTGGGTTCCTACAGTGTCATGATCATCGATGAGGCGCACGAGCGCACACTGCATACGGACATCCTGTTTGGTTTGGTCAAGGATATAGCGAGATTTCGACCGGAGCTTAAACTGCTCATATCGAGTGCCACGTTGGATGCGGAGAAGTTCTCTGCTTTCTTCGATGATGCACCTATTTTTCGCATACCCGGTCGTCGCTATCCGGTGGACATCTTTTATACAAAAGCCCCAGAGGCGGATTATATCGACGCGTGTTGTGTGAGCGTCTTGCAGATTCATGCCACACAACCGCTGGGTGACATTTTGGTATTTCTCACGGGTCAGGACGAGATTGAGACGTGCCAGGAAGTGCTGCAGGATCGTGTCAAGCGTTTGGGTTCCAAGATACGTGAACTCATCGTCATACCTGTGTATGCCAATTTGCCCAGCGACATGCAAGCGAAGATCTTTGAGCCAACGCCACCGAATGCCAGAAAAGTTATCTTGGCCACCAACATTGCCGAGACTTCGCTGACCATCGACAACATCATTTATGTGATTGATCCGGGTTTCGCCAAGCAGAATAACTTCAATTCACGCACCGGCATGGAGTCGTTGATGGTGGTGCCCATCTCAAAGGCATCGGCAAATCAGCGCGCTGGACGTGCTGGAAGAACGGCGCCAGGCAAATGCTTTCGTCTGTACACAGCTTGGGCATACAAGCATGAGCTCGAGGAGAATACAGTGCCCGAGATTTGTCGCATCAATCTGGGCAACGCGGTGTTGATGCTCAAGGCATTAGGCATCAATGATCTAATACACTTCGACTTTCTCGATCCGCCGCCGCACGAAACATTGGTGTTGGCCTTGGAGCAGTTGTATGCTTTGGGTGCGCTCAATCATCACGGTGAGCTGACCAAGCTGGGACGACGCATGGCCGAGTTCCCTGTGGATCCCATGATGGGCAAAATGCTGCTCGCCAGCGAAAA atataaATGCTCGGAGGAGATGGTAACCATTGCAGCAATGCTGTCGGTAAACAGCGCTATCTTCTATAGGCCCAAGGATAAGATTATACACGCAGACACTGCACGCAAGAATTTCAATCACATGCATGGCGATCATTTGAGTTTGCTGCAAGTCTACAATCAATGGGCTGAAACAGATTACAGCACACAATGGTGCTATGAGAACTTTATACAGTATCGTTCCATGAAACGTGCCAGAGATGTGAGGGAGCAGCTGGTCGGGTTGATGCAACGTGTGGAGATCGACATGGTCAGCTGTCTGCCAGAGACGATCAATGTGCGCAAAGCATCCACTGCAGGCTACTTTTATCATGTGGCACGTTTGTCCAAAGGCGGCAACTACAAGACCATTAAGCACAATCAGACAGTGATGATTCATCCTAATTCGTCGCTGTTCGAGGAGCTGCCTCGTTGGGTGCTCTACCATGAACTGGTGTTCACCTCCAAAGAGTATATGCGACAAGTAATTGAGATTGAGAGCAAGTGGCTGCTGGAAGTGGCACCACATTACTACAAAGCCAAGGAGCTCGAGGATTCGACCAACAAAAAGATGCCCAAGGGCGCAGGACGCGCCGAGATGACTCAATAA
- the LOC133841806 gene encoding 26S proteasome non-ATPase regulatory subunit 2, with protein MAGESKLEKKQVPPSDKDAKAKQASQGQDGKDAAGKSKKDEKDQQPELSDEDQQLQEELELLVQHLQENDKKLYKPALEMMAKLIRASTTSMTSVPKPLKFMRPHYETMKTVYKHMPDEQTRQLCADIISVLSMTMGSGKDCLAYRFLCDRTQTIGDWGHEYVRHLSGEISAHYHDTTGEFRTQLIELVKQIIPYNMEHNAEADACDLLIEIDHLHLLADYVDESAYPRVCLYLQSCYPYVPEPDNTIILETALQLARKFQQHTQAMRLALMLNDMGKIGEIFKEPKEPAMQKQLAFMLARQQVCIELDESVSDYDDLMEIMSNANLNKHFLNLARELDIMEPKTPEDIYKSHLDNSRSRFASIQVDSAKQNLAASFVNGFVNAGFGVDKLLSEDGNKWLYKNKEHGMLSATASLGLILLWDVDGGLTMIDKYLYSTDDNIKSGALLACGIVNCGIRNEVDPAHALLSDYIDNPNSCMRIGAILGLGIAYAGSNRAIVIDTLKTIFANNGKTSPSVEILGITALSLGLISVGSCNAEITEILLQTIMGLTKTDMKDTYTRFLWLGLGLLYLGRQKSTEAVMMTLEVLEEPHRSMATTMVDICAYAGTGNVLKIQQLLHICSDHYETSNADEEKEKGKKDKSKEKEKDKEKEKEKEKEREKDLSATQSIAVLGIALIAMGEDIGAEMAYRSFGNLLRYCEPAIRRAVPLALGLISASNPKLNILDTLSKFSHDVDAEVAHNAIFAMGLVGAGTNNARLASMLRQLAQYHSKDPSNLFMVRIAQSLTHLGKGTLSLSPYHSDRQLMNPMAVAGLMATLVSLLDVKNLILNRSHYLLYTLVPAMQARMLITFDEELNQLQVPVRVGIAIDVVGQAGKPKTITGFQTHTTPVLLAIGERAELATDEYISLTPVMEGFVILKKNPNFVK; from the exons ATGGCTGGTGAGTCAAAACTGGAGAAAAAGCAAGTGCCCCCTAGCGATAAGGATGCGAAGGCAAAGCAAGCGTCACAGGGCCAAGATGGGAAAGATGCTGCTGGTAAATCCAAAAAGGATGAAAAAGATCAGCAACCCGAGCTTTCCGATGAGGATCAACAGCTGCAAGAAGAACTCGAGCTGCTGGTGCAGCATCTGCAGGAGAACGATAAGAAATTGTACAAGCCAGCGCTGGAAATGATGGCGAAATTGATTCGTGCCTCGACAACATCGATGACATCGGTGCCCAAGCCACTGAAATTCATGCGCCCCCACTACGAGACCATGAAAACGGTGTACAAGCATATGCCCGATGAGCAGACACGTCAATTGTGCGCTGATATCATTTCGGTGCTCTCGATGACCATGGGCAGTGGCAAGGATTGTCTTGCCTATCGATTCCTTTGTGATCGCACGCAAACTATTGGCGATTGGGGACACGAGTATGTGCGCCATCTATCGGGCGAAATATCAGCACACTATCACGACACGACGGGCGAGTTTCGCACCCAGCTTATTGAGCTGGTCAAGCAGATTATACCCTATAATATGGAGCATAATGCTGAGGCCGATGCCTGCGATCTGCTAATCGAGATtgatcatttgcatttgttggcCGACTATGTGGATGAATCGGCCTATCCCCGTGTCTGTCTCTATCTGCAGTCCTGCTATCCTTATGTCCCCGAACCGGATAACACCATAATACTGGAGACTGCTTTGCAGCTGGCCCGCAAGTTCCAACAGCATACGCAAGCTATGCGTTTGGCACTGATGCTGAATGACATGGGCAAGATTGGCGAGATCTTTAAGGAGCCCAAGGAGCCGGCCATGCAGAAGCAGTTGGCTTTTATGTTGGCTCGCCAACAAGTCTGCATTGAGCTGGATGAATCGGTATCGGATTATGATGATTTGATGGAGATCATGTCGAATGCCAATTTGAATAAGCATTTCCTGAATCTGGCCCGTGAGCTGGACATTATGGAGCCCAAGACACCCGAGGATATCTACAAATCGCACTTGGATAACTCCCGTTCACGCTTCGCTTCGATTCAGGTGGATTCTGCAAAACAGAATTTGGCTGCCAGTTTTGTAAATGGCTTTGTCAATGCGGGCTTTGGTGTGGACAAGTTGCTCTCGGAGGATGGCAACAAATGGCTGTACAAGAATAAGGAACATGGCATGTTGTCGGCCACAGCTTCATTGGGTCTAATTCTCTTGTGGGATGTGGATGGCGGTCTAACCATGATTGACAAGTATCTATACTCCACCGATGACAACATCAAGTCAGGTGCTTTGTTGGCTTGTGGCATCGTCAATTGTGGAATTCGCAATGAGGTGGATCCGGCGCATGCTCTGCTCTCCGATTACATTGATAATCCGAATAGCTGCATGCGAATTGGCGCTATTTTGGGCCTGGGCATTGCTTATGCTGGATCCAATCGTGCCATTGTCATCGATACGCTGAAAACCATCTTTGCCAACAATGGCAAAACATCGCCCAGTGTGGAGATCTTGGGCATCACAGCGCTCTCGCTCGGTTTGATTAGCGTGGGTTCGTGCAATGCCGAGATTACCGAGATCTTGCTGCAGACCATCATGGGATTGACCAAGACGGACATGAAGGACACTTATACGCGTTTCCTTTGGTTGGGTCTGGGTTTGTTGTATTTGGGACGTCAGAAGTCGACCGAAGCCGTTATGATGACCCTGGAGGTACTGGAAGAGCCGCACCGCAGCATGGCCACCACCATGGTGGATATTTGCGCCTATGCGGGCACTGGCAATGTGCTCAAGAttcagcagctgttgcatATTTGCTCTGATCACTACGAGACATCGAACGCTGatgaggagaaggagaaaggCAAGAAGGACAAGAGCAAGGAGAAG GAGAAAgacaaggagaaggagaaagaaaaggaaaaggagCGCGAAAAGGATTTGTCGGCCACACAATCGATTGCTGTGCTGGGCATTGCATTGATTGCCATGGGCGAGGACATTGGCGCCGAGATGGCATACCGTTCCTTTGGCAATCTGTTGCGCTACTGTGAACCGGCCATTCGTCGTGCTGTTCCCTTGGCTTTGGGTCTGATTTCTGCCTCCAATCCCAAGCTCAACATACTGGATACGCTGAGCAAGTTCTCGCACGATGTCGACGCTGAGGTGGCCCACAATGCCATCTTTGCCATGGGTCTGGTTGGAGCTGGCACCAATAATGCACGTCTCGCCTCTATGTTGCGCCAGTTGGCACAGTATCATTCAAAGGATCCCAGCAATCTGTTTATGGTGCGCATCGCACAGAGTTTGACGCATTTGGGCAAGGGAACGTTGTCGCTGAGTCCATATCACAGTGATCGCCAGTTGATGAATCCCATGGCTGTAGCTGGTTTAATGGCCACATTGGTGTCACTGCTGGATGTCAAGAATCTGATCCTCAATCGTTCGCATTATCTGCTCTACACACTGGTGCCCGCCATGCAGGCGCGCATGCTCATCACCTTCGACGAGGAACTGAATCAACTTCAGGTCCCCGTTCGTGTGGGTATCGCCATTGATGTTGTGGGTCAGGCAGGTAAACCGAAGACCATCACTGGCTTCCAGACACACACCACGCCCGTGTTGTTGGCCATTGGTGAGCGCGCCGAGCTGGCTACCGATGAGTATATTTCGCTGACGCCTGTAATGGAGGGATTCGTCATACTGAAGAAGAACCCCAACTTTGTCAAGTAG